From one Acidibrevibacterium fodinaquatile genomic stretch:
- a CDS encoding ABC transporter permease, with amino-acid sequence MNERLVSLRYRYWPDHLVGEILSKRWTETAIPAVVLVIVAAVFSEAIPGFLSAAGLADTARQACEIGFCVLGMSLVIIVGGIDLSIGSMFALTDFCALFCLDVLGWPVWAVIPTTLFAGTLLGAVNGILIGFFRLRAFITTLITLIVYRAAYDLLIFGHSNQIAAAFPDIPLWNFIGGGTLLGVPSIVLVYAAIAIFGHVFLTRLRPGWHVVAIGGSRRSAFNSGIPVRRTIAQCYVGSGFLTAMAALFFAARLGTVGGDIGVGLEITVLTAAILGGISLGGGKGSVAKALTGTLIVLLITNGLTTLSAPGGVNRMVLASILLIAAMIDIRWVKNRTRIISKVYVSPTYHAMPPIPETDAASGTPFALNDRLRDVTEIGVGRIEAPEDIILDSEDNLYAGSRHGDIIRFFPPDYERMEVYAHIGGQPLGMAFDRNRSLYVCVGGMGLYRITRNRQVEKATDETNRSLRSVNDDSRLRLADDLDIADDGRVFFSEATVRYEMHEWPVDGLEARGNGRIICYDPNTETTRTVLRGLKFPNGICIASDRQSILFAETWGCTVKRYWFDGAKAGRMETLLDNLPGYPDNINLASDGNYWLALVGMRCPALDLAWRMPGFRRRMAKRLPIDEWLFPNINTGCVIKFDEQGRVHESLWDLGGVNHPMITSMREHRGHLYLGGIMNNRIGRYRLAHADPDFVHYDRRWGISS; translated from the coding sequence ATGAACGAACGTCTCGTCAGCCTGCGCTATCGGTATTGGCCAGATCATCTGGTAGGCGAAATTCTCTCGAAACGATGGACTGAAACCGCGATTCCCGCCGTCGTCTTGGTGATCGTGGCTGCCGTGTTCAGCGAGGCGATCCCGGGCTTTCTCTCCGCCGCGGGGCTTGCCGACACAGCGCGCCAAGCCTGCGAGATCGGGTTCTGTGTGCTCGGCATGTCGCTGGTGATCATCGTCGGAGGCATTGATCTTTCAATTGGTTCGATGTTCGCGCTGACCGATTTCTGCGCGCTGTTTTGCCTCGACGTACTTGGCTGGCCGGTCTGGGCGGTAATCCCGACGACGCTGTTCGCGGGCACGCTGCTCGGCGCGGTCAATGGCATCCTCATCGGATTTTTCAGGCTTCGCGCCTTCATCACCACGCTGATCACGCTCATCGTCTATCGCGCTGCTTATGATCTGTTGATATTTGGCCATTCCAACCAGATCGCCGCCGCTTTTCCGGACATCCCGCTCTGGAACTTCATCGGCGGCGGCACCCTTCTCGGCGTCCCGAGTATCGTTCTGGTCTACGCCGCCATTGCGATTTTCGGCCATGTCTTCCTAACTCGGCTCCGCCCCGGATGGCACGTAGTCGCCATCGGAGGATCAAGACGTTCGGCGTTCAACTCGGGTATTCCGGTTCGCCGTACCATCGCGCAATGCTATGTCGGGAGCGGATTCCTCACTGCCATGGCTGCGCTATTTTTTGCGGCGCGCCTGGGCACGGTGGGCGGCGATATCGGCGTAGGGCTGGAAATAACCGTTCTCACCGCGGCGATTCTCGGCGGCATCAGCCTCGGCGGCGGCAAAGGGTCGGTCGCCAAAGCCCTCACTGGCACGCTGATCGTGCTGCTGATCACCAATGGCCTGACGACACTCTCCGCTCCGGGCGGCGTCAACCGCATGGTTCTGGCATCGATCCTTCTCATCGCTGCAATGATCGACATACGCTGGGTAAAGAACCGCACCCGCATCATTAGCAAGGTCTATGTCAGCCCGACCTATCATGCGATGCCGCCGATCCCCGAAACCGATGCCGCAAGCGGTACCCCCTTCGCATTGAATGATCGACTGCGCGACGTGACCGAAATCGGCGTCGGTCGCATTGAGGCGCCGGAAGACATCATCCTCGATAGCGAGGATAATCTCTACGCGGGCTCGCGCCATGGCGACATCATCCGCTTCTTCCCACCGGATTACGAGCGCATGGAGGTCTATGCGCATATCGGCGGCCAACCCCTCGGGATGGCATTCGACCGGAACCGCTCGCTTTATGTTTGCGTTGGCGGGATGGGTCTTTATCGTATCACCCGCAACCGCCAGGTCGAGAAGGCGACCGACGAGACCAATCGCAGCCTGCGCTCGGTAAACGATGACAGCCGCCTGCGGCTCGCGGATGATCTCGACATCGCTGATGACGGGCGCGTATTCTTCTCCGAAGCGACGGTGCGCTATGAGATGCATGAATGGCCGGTGGACGGGCTAGAGGCGCGCGGCAACGGGCGCATCATCTGTTATGATCCCAATACGGAGACGACGCGCACCGTTCTTCGTGGCCTTAAATTCCCAAATGGCATCTGCATCGCAAGCGACAGGCAATCGATTCTGTTTGCTGAGACATGGGGCTGTACCGTCAAGCGTTATTGGTTTGACGGCGCGAAAGCGGGTCGCATGGAGACTCTGCTCGACAACCTTCCCGGCTACCCCGATAACATCAACCTCGCGTCCGACGGCAATTACTGGCTCGCTCTCGTCGGCATGCGTTGCCCGGCGCTCGATCTCGCATGGCGCATGCCGGGCTTTCGGCGCCGCATGGCCAAGCGTTTGCCGATCGATGAGTGGCTGTTCCCCAATATTAATACCGGCTGCGTCATCAAATTCGACGAGCAGGGGCGCGTCCATGAATCGCTTTGGGATCTCGGCGGCGTCAATCATCCTATGATAACCTCGATGCGTGAGCACCGCGGCCATCTCTATCTCGGCGGCATCATGAACAATCGCATCGGCCGCTACCGGCTGGCGCATGCCGACCCCGATTTCGTGCACTATGATCGGCGCTGGGGGATCTCGTCATGA
- a CDS encoding sugar ABC transporter ATP-binding protein: protein MSGPVLELLRATKTYGGVPAIDEVDFSLNPAEIHALVGENGAGKSTLTKVMAGVVTLTSGKMLVAGREVAPRTPLEARHLGIAMVFQENSLVPTMTVAQNLFLGREKFYNRQRGIYIAAQQFLQSLNFDVAPTTTVSMLGAAKKQMVEIARAVLHNAKIIIFDEPTASLTPEEKKYFFDLVFELKRREVSVIFISHALEEALQVSDRITVLRDGRHVVTDDTRTFDRTRIVQAMVGRDLSQTLYGTCKQTARRSGRRVLSVQNLRMLPIVKNTSLSVFAGQITGVFGLVGAGRTETFKVVSGILKRDMFHGGEVLLNGRRVRYRTPARSIRDGIAYVTEDRKVEGFFETMSIARNIYLGWLARLGRRRIRVAQREAEVVGETWIKRLNVRAISKDVKVVELSGGNQQKVVIAKSLVQEPDLIIFDEPTRGVDVGAIAEIHQLINRLADEGRAVVVISSYLPEVMALSDRILVARQGKIVEEFSALETNEEKIMYAAIH, encoded by the coding sequence ATGAGTGGGCCGGTCCTTGAACTGCTGCGCGCAACCAAGACATATGGCGGCGTGCCGGCCATCGACGAAGTCGATTTTTCTCTCAACCCTGCAGAGATCCATGCCCTCGTCGGTGAGAATGGGGCTGGCAAATCGACGCTGACGAAAGTGATGGCCGGGGTCGTTACCCTCACCTCCGGCAAGATGCTGGTTGCAGGCCGCGAGGTCGCGCCGCGCACGCCGCTCGAGGCACGCCATCTCGGCATCGCGATGGTGTTTCAGGAAAACAGCCTGGTGCCAACCATGACGGTTGCGCAGAACCTCTTTTTGGGACGGGAGAAATTCTACAACCGCCAGCGCGGGATCTATATCGCGGCACAGCAATTCTTGCAGTCACTTAATTTTGATGTGGCGCCGACCACGACAGTCAGCATGCTCGGCGCGGCCAAGAAACAAATGGTAGAGATTGCGCGGGCGGTCCTGCACAACGCCAAAATCATCATCTTCGACGAACCAACGGCATCGCTGACTCCGGAGGAAAAAAAATATTTCTTCGATCTGGTTTTCGAACTCAAGCGGCGAGAGGTTTCGGTCATTTTCATATCGCATGCGCTAGAAGAGGCTTTGCAAGTTTCCGACCGCATCACGGTGCTTCGTGATGGGCGACACGTGGTGACCGATGACACACGCACTTTCGACCGCACACGCATCGTTCAAGCAATGGTCGGGCGCGATCTGTCGCAGACGCTCTATGGCACGTGTAAGCAGACCGCTCGCCGGAGCGGACGGCGCGTTCTCTCAGTGCAAAATCTGCGCATGTTGCCAATTGTCAAAAACACCTCTCTTTCTGTTTTCGCGGGCCAGATCACGGGTGTTTTCGGTTTGGTCGGCGCGGGGCGAACCGAGACATTCAAGGTCGTATCTGGCATTCTGAAGCGTGACATGTTTCATGGCGGCGAGGTGCTTCTGAATGGCAGGCGCGTGCGTTATCGAACGCCGGCGCGGTCGATCCGTGACGGTATTGCCTACGTCACTGAGGATCGCAAGGTCGAGGGATTCTTCGAGACGATGTCGATCGCGCGAAATATCTATCTTGGCTGGCTAGCCCGCCTCGGGCGGAGACGGATACGGGTAGCGCAGCGCGAAGCGGAGGTCGTCGGGGAGACCTGGATCAAGCGGTTGAATGTCCGCGCTATCAGCAAAGACGTGAAGGTGGTCGAACTCTCGGGCGGCAATCAGCAGAAGGTCGTGATCGCGAAATCGCTCGTTCAGGAGCCGGATCTGATTATTTTCGATGAGCCGACCCGCGGGGTCGATGTCGGTGCGATCGCCGAGATCCACCAATTGATCAATCGTCTTGCCGATGAGGGCCGTGCGGTCGTGGTAATCTCCTCTTATCTGCCGGAGGTCATGGCGCTTTCGGACCGTATCCTGGTTGCCCGTCAGGGGAAGATCGTCGAAGAATTCTCCGCGCTGGAAACAAATGAGGAGAAGATCATGTATGCCGCGATTCATTGA
- a CDS encoding IS3 family transposase (programmed frameshift): MRKSRFTEAQIIGMIKEQEAGLPTSELCRKHGLSPATFYKLKAKYGGMELSDAKRLKQVEEENTKLKRLLADAMLDNVVLKDLLGKPLTTPMQRREAVQRAMRGHAISQRRACVLVGVAPKTVRRERSPDNPEIREEMHKIAEKRRRFGYRRIGIMLARKGMVMNEKKLYRLYREEGLSVRRRRGRKRARGSRTPMPVPLRPNQRWSLDFLLDTFGAGRKFRILAVNDDCCRENLGLMADTSISGARVARELDALVRIYGKPACIVSDNGTEFTSKAILKWANENGVEWHYIDPGKPQQNGYIESFNASLRDECLNEEIFDSLDDARRKLALWRYDYNNVRPHSSLANQTPADARRALEQSEGSAPGALAQPEANHYQPQGLSL, encoded by the exons ATGAGGAAAAGCCGTTTCACCGAGGCGCAGATTATCGGGATGATCAAGGAACAAGAGGCTGGCCTGCCGACCTCCGAGCTTTGTCGGAAGCATGGGCTGAGCCCGGCGACGTTCTACAAGCTGAAGGCCAAGTATGGCGGGATGGAGTTATCTGATGCCAAACGGCTGAAGCAGGTCGAGGAGGAGAATACCAAGCTGAAGCGTCTTCTGGCCGACGCGATGCTGGATAACGTCGTGCTGAAGGATTTGCTGGGAAAAC CCCTGACGACGCCGATGCAACGGCGGGAGGCGGTGCAGCGGGCGATGCGAGGTCATGCGATCTCTCAACGCCGGGCCTGTGTCCTGGTCGGCGTCGCTCCGAAGACGGTGCGGCGCGAGCGCTCGCCCGACAATCCGGAGATCCGTGAGGAAATGCACAAGATCGCCGAAAAGCGTCGCCGCTTTGGCTACCGGCGCATCGGGATCATGCTGGCGCGCAAGGGCATGGTGATGAACGAAAAGAAGCTCTACCGCCTTTACCGCGAAGAGGGGCTGTCTGTCCGCCGCCGCCGTGGCCGCAAACGGGCGCGTGGCAGCCGGACGCCGATGCCTGTGCCGCTGCGCCCGAACCAGCGTTGGTCGCTCGATTTCCTGTTGGATACCTTCGGGGCCGGCCGCAAGTTCCGCATCCTGGCGGTGAATGACGATTGCTGCCGAGAAAATCTCGGCCTGATGGCCGACACCAGCATCTCGGGCGCCCGGGTGGCCCGGGAACTCGATGCCCTCGTCCGGATCTATGGGAAGCCCGCCTGCATCGTCTCCGACAACGGAACCGAGTTCACCAGCAAGGCCATTCTGAAATGGGCCAATGAGAACGGTGTCGAGTGGCATTACATCGATCCCGGCAAGCCGCAGCAGAACGGCTACATCGAGAGCTTCAACGCAAGCCTGCGCGATGAATGCCTCAACGAAGAGATCTTCGACAGCCTGGACGATGCCCGCCGCAAGCTGGCCCTGTGGCGCTACGACTACAACAACGTAAGGCCACACTCATCGCTCGCCAACCAGACCCCCGCCGACGCGCGCCGGGCGCTTGAGCAATCTGAGGGCTCCGCGCCCGGCGCGCTTGCCCAACCCGAAGCCAACCATTATCAACCCCAAGGACTCTCGTTATGA
- a CDS encoding IS630 family transposase (programmed frameshift): MTVAITRLDLSAMALRERAARATDAKVSRRLLAIALVLEGWSRRDAAEACAMDRQTLRDWVHRYNALGPDGLGDAPRRNGPPPRLSASQQAQIAAWVRQGPDLERDGVVRWRCVDLQRRIETEFAVTLHETSISRLLRRLKFTRVQPRPYHPKKDAAAQDIFKKNFADLVAAAIPATAARKPIEVWFADEARVGQKGTLSYVWAERGSRPLAVRDNRHDSAYLFGAVCPERCIGAAIIMPAVNSEAMAEHLREISTQVAPGAHAVLVLDGAGWHQAGERLPVPDNISLLSLPPYSPELNPVENIWQFLRSNFLNHQVWNSYDEILAACRNAWNKFMQMPEQIASITQQDWIKAVIG, encoded by the exons ATGACGGTAGCGATAACGCGTTTGGACTTGTCGGCTATGGCGCTGCGCGAGCGGGCGGCTCGTGCGACGGATGCGAAAGTTTCGAGGCGCCTTTTGGCGATTGCTCTTGTTCTTGAAGGCTGGTCTCGGCGCGATGCGGCCGAGGCTTGTGCCATGGACCGCCAGACGCTGCGCGACTGGGTGCACCGTTACAATGCATTGGGACCTGACGGGCTGGGCGATGCGCCGCGCCGCAACGGCCCGCCACCCCGATTGTCGGCTTCGCAGCAGGCGCAGATCGCGGCATGGGTCAGGCAGGGCCCGGACCTGGAGCGTGACGGCGTGGTGCGGTGGCGCTGTGTTGACCTGCAGCGACGGATCGAGACCGAGTTTGCGGTTACCCTGCACGAGACGTCGATCAGCCGATTGTTGCGGCGGCTCAAGTTCACGCGGGTCCAGCCGCGTCCGTATCATCCGAAGAAGGACGCTGCGGCACAGGACATTTTTAAAAAGA ACTTCGCTGACCTGGTAGCGGCGGCGATCCCGGCCACGGCGGCCCGTAAGCCGATCGAGGTGTGGTTCGCCGATGAAGCCCGTGTCGGTCAGAAGGGAACCCTGAGCTATGTCTGGGCAGAACGGGGTTCCCGACCACTGGCGGTGCGCGACAATCGCCATGACTCCGCCTATCTGTTTGGTGCCGTCTGCCCAGAACGTTGTATTGGTGCCGCCATCATCATGCCGGCGGTCAACAGCGAGGCGATGGCCGAGCATCTTCGGGAAATCAGCACGCAGGTCGCGCCCGGTGCGCACGCCGTGCTGGTGCTCGATGGCGCCGGCTGGCATCAAGCCGGCGAACGTTTGCCGGTGCCCGACAACATCAGCCTGCTATCGCTGCCGCCCTATTCGCCAGAGCTCAACCCAGTCGAAAACATCTGGCAATTTCTGCGCAGCAACTTCCTAAACCATCAGGTCTGGAACAGCTACGACGAAATCCTTGCCGCCTGCCGAAACGCCTGGAACAAGTTCATGCAAATGCCAGAACAAATCGCTTCGATCACCCAACAAGACTGGATCAAAGCAGTCATTGGATAG
- a CDS encoding SMP-30/gluconolactonase/LRE family protein, producing MIAGMRRLTDRLFGRGEAASTIPPFDGPLKPNQALETAPVLLTLDTAEDLATDGSHVYAAAGQSVLRLDHDQPTEIHRFGGMVTALCCLPGGSLAVAVDGREVRILGGTHDGKHWTSVANRPLNAVNALAPTADGRGLLLTDGSREHPCERWCHDLMSGGRSGRAAQLDLHADSAREIANGLKYAFGICPAGAAIWISESWAHRVITCGDGGPLLEYLPVYPSRITPAAEGGFWLTAFTARTQLVEFVLQETAYRRRMMREIEPRFWIAPKLSASETFLEPMQGAHIKTMGILKPWAPPRSYGLVIRLTTDGLAAYSLHSRADGTHHGVVAAVECNRHLYVLAKGCGKILCLPVAALEQEFMT from the coding sequence ATGATCGCGGGGATGCGGCGCTTGACCGATCGCTTGTTCGGCCGTGGCGAAGCGGCGAGCACCATCCCTCCCTTCGATGGTCCGCTGAAGCCGAACCAGGCACTGGAAACCGCACCGGTTCTTCTCACGCTCGACACCGCCGAAGATCTCGCAACCGACGGGTCACATGTCTATGCCGCAGCAGGCCAGAGCGTGCTCCGCCTTGATCATGATCAGCCGACAGAAATCCATCGCTTCGGCGGCATGGTCACCGCGCTCTGCTGCCTTCCCGGGGGCTCGCTCGCGGTCGCGGTGGATGGGCGAGAGGTGCGGATCCTTGGCGGTACGCATGACGGCAAACATTGGACGAGCGTCGCCAACCGCCCTCTCAACGCCGTCAATGCGCTCGCGCCTACTGCCGATGGTCGAGGCCTGCTCCTGACGGATGGTTCACGCGAGCATCCTTGCGAGCGCTGGTGCCACGACCTGATGTCGGGCGGACGAAGCGGGCGCGCCGCGCAACTCGACCTGCACGCAGACAGCGCGCGCGAGATCGCTAATGGCTTGAAATATGCGTTCGGAATCTGCCCCGCCGGCGCCGCAATCTGGATCAGCGAAAGCTGGGCTCATCGCGTTATCACCTGCGGCGATGGCGGGCCGCTGCTTGAGTATCTACCGGTGTACCCGTCACGCATCACGCCGGCAGCAGAAGGCGGCTTCTGGCTCACCGCCTTCACCGCGCGCACGCAACTCGTCGAATTCGTTCTGCAGGAGACTGCCTACCGACGGCGCATGATGCGTGAAATTGAGCCACGCTTCTGGATTGCGCCGAAGCTGAGTGCCAGCGAGACCTTTCTCGAGCCAATGCAAGGCGCTCATATCAAGACTATGGGAATCCTGAAGCCCTGGGCGCCGCCACGCTCATATGGTTTGGTCATACGGCTGACCACGGACGGGTTGGCAGCCTATTCGCTGCACAGCCGCGCCGACGGAACGCATCACGGCGTCGTTGCCGCAGTCGAATGTAATCGGCATCTCTACGTTCTTGCCAAAGGCTGCGGCAAGATCCTATGCCTGCCGGTCGCGGCCTTGGAACAGGAATTTATGACATGA
- a CDS encoding IS630 family transposase (programmed frameshift): protein MTVAITRLDLSAMALRERAARATDAKVSRRLLAIALVLEGWSRRDAAEACAMDRQTLRDWVHRYNALGPDGLGDAPRRNGPPPRLSASQQAQIAAWVRQGPDLERDGVVRWRCVDLQRRIETEFAVTLHETSISRLLRRLKFTRVQPRPYHPKKDAAAQDIFKKNFAGLVAAAIPATAARKPIEVWFADEARVGQKGTLSYVWAERGSRPLAVRDNRHDSAYLFGAVCPARCLGAAIIMPAVNSEAMAEHLREISTQVAPGAHAVLVLDGAGWHQAGERLPVPDNISLLSLPPYSPELNPVENIWQFLRSNFLNHQVWNSYDEILAACRNAWNKFMQMPEQIASITQQDWIKAVIR from the exons ATGACGGTAGCGATAACGCGTTTGGACTTGTCGGCTATGGCGCTGCGCGAGCGGGCGGCTCGTGCGACGGATGCGAAAGTTTCGAGGCGCCTTTTGGCGATTGCTCTTGTTCTTGAAGGCTGGTCTCGGCGCGATGCGGCCGAGGCTTGTGCCATGGACCGCCAGACGCTGCGCGACTGGGTGCACCGTTACAATGCATTGGGACCTGACGGACTGGGCGATGCGCCGCGCCGCAACGGCCCGCCGCCCCGATTGTCGGCTTCGCAGCAGGCGCAGATCGCGGCATGGGTCAGGCAGGGCCCGGACCTGGAGCGTGACGGCGTGGTGCGGTGGCGCTGTGTTGACCTGCAGCGACGGATCGAGACCGAGTTTGCGGTTACCCTGCACGAGACGTCGATCAGCCGATTGTTGCGGCGGCTCAAGTTCACGCGGGTCCAGCCGCGTCCGTATCATCCGAAGAAGGACGCTGCGGCACAGGACATTTTTAAAAAGA ACTTCGCTGGCCTGGTAGCGGCGGCGATCCCGGCCACGGCGGCCCGTAAGCCGATCGAGGTGTGGTTCGCCGATGAAGCCCGTGTCGGTCAGAAGGGAACCCTGAGCTATGTCTGGGCAGAGCGGGGTTCCCGACCACTGGCGGTGCGCGACAATCGCCATGACTCCGCCTATCTGTTTGGTGCCGTCTGCCCAGCACGCTGTCTTGGTGCCGCCATCATCATGCCGGCGGTCAACAGCGAGGCGATGGCCGAGCATCTTCGCGAAATCAGCACGCAGGTCGCGCCCGGTGCGCACGCCGTGCTGGTGCTCGATGGCGCCGGCTGGCATCAAGCCGGCGAACGTTTGCCGGTGCCCGACAACATCAGCCTGCTATCGCTGCCGCCCTATTCGCCAGAGCTCAACCCAGTCGAAAACATCTGGCAATTTCTGCGCAGCAACTTCCTAAACCATCAGGTCTGGAACAGCTACGACGAAATCCTTGCCGCCTGCCGAAACGCCTGGAACAAGTTCATGCAAATGCCAGAACAAATCGCTTCGATCACCCAACAAGACTGGATCAAAGCGGTCATTAGATAG
- a CDS encoding ABC transporter permease: MQKQVMRLRGDKPSNRWYAAAVWFRPSQQNIVFALFAILFVLFAFFLHGFLTTGNMLTLLQNVAVLGILGLGMAVAVVGRGIDISLVASLAVPPGLVLQMVQNGHSLAYALLTAFALSLVFGLLNGWLIAYAEVPSLFATLATGLFLAGLGQVALFKLDVVQWSPGMNGLTVIGQGTIAGIPVPIIMFGIATIAVALFLRLTRIGAFIYAIGDNPNAARITGIPTRPVIVLQYVLAALIGAFAGLVLAASVNSMPTRIYNSTLIYDVILVVVLGGIGLSGGRGGVLNVIIGTLLIGTMLNAMTIMDISYSGQNLIKGLVLLAAILADSFLNPRNEETAQQGDI, from the coding sequence ATGCAGAAGCAAGTCATGCGACTCCGTGGCGATAAGCCTTCTAATAGGTGGTACGCCGCTGCCGTCTGGTTCCGACCGAGTCAGCAAAACATTGTCTTCGCCCTATTTGCCATTTTATTCGTGCTCTTTGCTTTTTTTCTGCATGGATTCCTGACCACCGGTAACATGCTGACTCTGCTTCAGAATGTTGCAGTGCTCGGCATCCTCGGGCTTGGCATGGCGGTGGCGGTGGTCGGCCGCGGCATCGACATTTCGCTGGTCGCGTCCCTCGCGGTGCCGCCGGGGCTGGTTTTGCAGATGGTGCAGAACGGCCATTCTTTGGCCTACGCGCTGCTCACCGCCTTCGCCCTTAGCCTCGTCTTTGGTCTCCTGAACGGTTGGCTGATTGCCTATGCTGAAGTGCCGTCGTTGTTTGCGACACTGGCGACAGGACTATTCCTCGCCGGGCTGGGCCAGGTCGCGCTGTTCAAGCTTGATGTCGTGCAGTGGAGCCCGGGCATGAATGGCCTCACCGTGATCGGCCAAGGTACGATCGCAGGCATTCCCGTGCCGATCATCATGTTTGGCATCGCCACCATCGCCGTCGCACTATTCCTCCGATTGACACGGATCGGCGCCTTTATCTACGCGATCGGGGACAACCCCAATGCTGCGCGCATCACTGGCATTCCGACCCGGCCGGTGATCGTCCTGCAATACGTGCTTGCAGCCTTGATCGGCGCTTTCGCTGGCCTGGTCTTGGCTGCCTCGGTCAATAGCATGCCGACGCGCATCTATAACTCAACTCTGATCTACGATGTTATTTTGGTCGTCGTGCTGGGCGGCATCGGCCTCTCCGGCGGGCGCGGGGGGGTTCTCAACGTCATCATCGGTACGCTGCTGATTGGCACGATGCTGAATGCAATGACCATCATGGACATTTCCTATTCTGGCCAGAATTTGATCAAGGGGCTGGTGCTGCTGGCCGCGATTCTCGCCGACTCCTTTCTCAACCCACGTAACGAGGAAACGGCGCAGCAAGGCGATATCTGA
- a CDS encoding sugar ABC transporter substrate-binding protein, with translation MDYLMRWTMPVLAGLGMLTLTAEIPAHAQQGLEEPFQAQFNKALEGKVVAFVPVAMNFDLTEGWYAGVKNELAPYGVKVEVRDPNWSTNAGAQAVTTLISEKPAVIIAHNPDVQTYAKLLQRAEKEGIYVIQINMGSAYHSTAFVGANWVEIGERDTSAVVDACKGKSNKIAIIQGALSAAASAYTLKGVENVLAKHPEVQVVSSQAADWDAAKAKAITQTVLKQHPDICGIVGFWDGMDIGTAAAVKESGLTGKVFVATSGGGETRGACDQVKSGAFDLDVSYDVPTQAADMAAMIKWLLASGMKAGETRSSIYTTLIPITKANADAPGTCWSLAAMQHKS, from the coding sequence ATGGATTACTTAATGCGATGGACGATGCCGGTACTCGCGGGACTTGGCATGCTGACACTGACAGCGGAGATTCCGGCACACGCGCAACAAGGGCTCGAAGAGCCTTTTCAAGCGCAGTTTAACAAGGCGCTTGAAGGCAAAGTTGTTGCCTTTGTCCCGGTCGCGATGAATTTTGACCTCACCGAAGGCTGGTACGCCGGCGTGAAAAACGAACTCGCCCCATATGGGGTCAAGGTCGAGGTGCGCGATCCAAATTGGAGCACCAATGCCGGCGCGCAAGCCGTGACCACGTTGATCTCAGAAAAGCCGGCGGTGATCATCGCCCATAATCCCGATGTGCAAACCTACGCGAAGCTGCTGCAGCGTGCCGAGAAGGAAGGCATCTACGTTATCCAGATCAATATGGGTTCAGCCTATCACAGCACAGCCTTCGTTGGCGCCAACTGGGTCGAGATCGGCGAGCGGGACACCTCGGCGGTCGTCGACGCGTGCAAGGGCAAGTCCAACAAGATCGCCATCATCCAAGGTGCTCTATCGGCGGCGGCCAGCGCCTACACATTGAAGGGTGTCGAGAATGTGCTGGCGAAACACCCCGAAGTCCAGGTCGTCTCTAGCCAGGCCGCCGATTGGGACGCGGCGAAGGCCAAGGCCATCACGCAGACCGTGCTGAAACAACATCCCGATATCTGCGGCATCGTCGGATTCTGGGACGGTATGGATATCGGTACTGCGGCGGCCGTTAAGGAAAGTGGGCTCACTGGCAAAGTGTTCGTCGCGACCTCCGGTGGCGGCGAGACCCGCGGGGCATGCGACCAGGTGAAGTCCGGCGCATTTGATCTTGATGTCAGCTACGATGTGCCGACGCAAGCGGCCGATATGGCGGCGATGATCAAATGGCTATTGGCATCGGGGATGAAGGCGGGCGAGACGAGAAGCTCCATCTACACCACACTCATCCCGATCACGAAGGCGAACGCGGACGCACCCGGAACCTGCTGGAGTCTCGCGGCCATGCAGCACAAATCCTAG